The following nucleotide sequence is from Deltaproteobacteria bacterium.
AGTCTCCGAATCCGGTCCTTAAGGGAATCAAGGCTTTCATGCGCATGCACATCAAATGGAAAAACTAAGACACGCACAGCCTCCTGGGCCATGACTGTCGTCTGGAAGGAAAACAGAAAAAGAGTGATCAGTAAACATCGTCTGAACATAGCGGCCTTTAACCTATCGGTACCGCCTTGCCATCTATCAGGGTCATCTGGCGAGACAGTCTCTCAGCTAACTTCATGTTGTGAGTCACAATCACGGCTGTTATTCCATCATCGCGGTTTAATGACATCAAGAGGTCATGAATGGTTTCACTGGTTCTGGGATCCAAATTGCCAGTGGGTTCGTCCGCCAACAGAATTATTGGTTTTAACACCAAAGATCTTGCTACAGCAACCCTCTGTTGCTCTCCACCTGAAAGTTCGCCCACCGCGTGTTTGAGTCTATCCTTGAGGCCCATTCGCACCAAGATGCCTTCAGCCAGTTCGCATGCCTTCTTAGCACTCACGCCCTTGATCAAGGCAGGCATCATTGCGTTTTCCAAGGCGTTAAACTCCGGGAGCAGATGGTG
It contains:
- a CDS encoding ABC transporter ATP-binding protein produces the protein MSSQEPLIKVADVNKSFVTNGNRVDVLRSVCLQIWHGEMVAIVGASGVGKSTLLHVLGTLERPDSGEVFFEGKNVFDYDDEGLASFRNQTIGFVFQFHHLLPEFNALENAMMPALIKGVSAKKACELAEGILVRMGLKDRLKHAVGELSGGEQQRVAVARSLVLKPIILLADEPTGNLDPRTSETIHDLLMSLNRDDGITAVIVTHNMKLAERLSRQMTLIDGKAVPIG